The genome window GCCCCGTGAACAGCTGCACGTACCCGATGAGCCCCTGGCCGAGGGTGACGCCGAGGAGCACGAGGCCCGAGCGCAGCGCGTGGGACGCACCGAGCGTCGTCACCGAGGCGCCGACCGGGGCGATGCCCCGCGCGGGCTGCGCGCGACCGTCGGCACGCTCGTACGCCGGTCCCGCGGTCACGGCCCGACGTGCGCGGGCCAGCAGCAGCAGGATCACGGCGAGGGTCCCCACGAACGCCCACACGGACAGCGCGTGCACCCGGGCCATCGCGTACGGGTCGACGGCGAACCGGTAGCCGACCTCCTCGTCGCCCGAGTGCGGACCTGCCCCCGTCACGACGACACCCAGTGCGACGACCACCGCGCCGAGGACCGCGAGCCCGCGCGCCAGCGTGCGGACGCGTTCGTCGACGACCGGCACCACTGGCCCGTCGCCCTCACGCCTGCGGACGACCAGCCACGCGGAGACGGCGATGAGCGCCGCGGAGATGAGGAAGTGCGACCCGACGATCGCCGGGTGCAGGTCGACGAGCACGGTGATCCCGCCGACGACGGCCTGCACGACGACGCCCACGAGCGGCGCCCAGGCGAGCCTGCGGTAGGACGGCGAGCGGGACCGGTCGAGCCCCGCGAGCAGCGCGACGGCGAGCGCCAGGACGAGGAGGACCCCCGTCAGGGTGCGATTCCCGAACTCGATGAGCGGGTGGATCGTCATCTCGGCGTGGAACTCGGGCGTGAACCGGCCCGGCTCGCAGTACGGCCAGTCCGAGCAGCCGAGGCCGGACCCGGTCAGTCGCACCGCACCCCCGGTCACGACGATGCCGATCTGCGCCACGAGGTTCGCCACGACCGCCGGCCTCGTCCACCGCGGGCGGAGGCGGTCGAGCAGGTCCGTGCCTCGGGCGACGACGGAGCGGCGCCCGCCGGGCGGGAGCTCGCTCCGGGACGTGGGGTCGGGGGAGGGCAAGGTGCCGGTCACGGGGTCCAGCGTAGGTCGCGCGTGCGACGCTCCGGCCGCCACGAGCGGTCCCGGGGTGCGGTGTACGTCTCACCGGCCGGGCATCGCGGCCGACGCCCCGAGGCGCTCAGTGCCAGCGGAACAGGCGCGCCGCCAGGGCACCCAGCGCCACGGTCCAGCCCGCGAGCACGAGCACCGGGAGCAGCGGCAGCGCACCGTCGACGAGCGCACCGCGCAGGACGTCGCCGAGCGCACCCGACGGCAACCACGCGGCGACGGTCGCGAGCGGCCCGGGCAGCTGCTCGGCCGGGACGATCACGCCCCCGCCCAGCGCGAGCACCAGCAGCAGCAGGTTGGCCAGCGCGAGCACGGCCTCGGCACGCAGCGTGCCGGCCACGAGGAGGGCGAGCGCCGTGAACGCACCCGTCCCGAGCGCGACACCCAGCAGGGCGAGCACGACGCCCACGGGGTCGGGGCGCCAGCCCAGCGCGAACGCGGCAGCGCCCAGCAGGACCACCTGCACCGCCTCGACGGCCAGGACGCCGAGCACCTTGCCCGCCAGCAGCCCGCCGCGCCCCAGCGGCGTCGTCGCCATGAGGCGCAGCACCCCGTTGCGTCGGTCGAAGGCCGTGGCGATCGCCTGCGACGTGAAGGACGCCGTCATCACGGCGAGGGCCAGCACCCCCGGCGTGAGGAAGTCGGCGCGCGAGAGACCGTCGGTGTCGATCTCGACGAACGTGCCCTTCACGAGACCGACGAGTGCGAGCACCGGGATGACGACGGCGACGAGCACCTGCTCGCCGTTGCGCAGGATCATGCGCGCCTCGAACGCCGCCTGCGCGAGCACGCGTCGCACGGCGGGGGCGGCCTGCTGCACGTCCGCGTCCGGGACCGGGGCGGTCATCGCAGGCTCCGGCCGGTGAGGTCGAGGAAGACGTCCTCCAACGTGCGCCGTCCCAGGTCGAGCCGCGTCACCAGCACGTCGTGCGCCGCGCACCATGCCGTGACCGCGGCGACGGTCGCCGGATCCACAGCGCCGGTGACGGCGAGCGTCGAGCCGGAACGGCGCTCGACCGCGAAACCGGCACCCAGGTGTTCGCGCAGCCCCACAGGGTCGACGTCGCCCGCCGCGTGCACGGCCAGCGTCGCCGCGCCCTGCGGCTCGGCCCCGGCCGCGAGCAGCTCGGGGACGCTGCCCTGCGCGAGGACCCGGCCGTGGTCGACGACCACGACGTGGTCGGCGAGGTCCTCGGCCTCCTCCATGAGGTGCGTGGTGAGGATGACGGCGGCGCCGCCGTCGCGCAGCTCGCGCACCAGCTCCCACACGGCGAGCCGGGACTGCGGGTCCATGCCGGCGCTCGGCTCGTCGAGGAAGACCACGCGCGGACGCCCGACGACCGCCACGGCCAGCGCGAGGCGCTGCCGCTGCCCACCCGACAGGCGGCGCACCGTGGTGCGCGCGAAGGCGCCCAGGCCGAGCCGGTCGGCGAGCGCGTCGGTGTCCAGCGGAGCCGCGTACATGCGGGCGACGTGGTCCAGCATCTCGCGGGCCCGCACGCCCGTCGGCAGGCCGCTGTCCTGCAGCATCACGCCGATGACGGGCCGCAGCGCGGCGCCGTCGGCGACCGGGTCGAGCCCCAGGACGCGGACGGTGCCGCCGTCGGGTGCACGCAGCCCTTCGCAGCACTCGACGGTGGTCGTCTTGCCGGCGCCGTTGGGGCCGAGGACGGCCGTCACGCGACCGGCGGCCGCGGACAGGTCGAGGCCGTCGACGACGGCGCGTCCGTCGTACCTCTTGACGAGGCCGCGGACCTCGACGGCGGGGGAGTGCGGCACGGGGCGCGAGTCTAGGCGCTCGTGCCCGGGGCGTGCTCCGTGGGAGGTGTCCTGGTCGTGGACACGGCGCACGGCGCGTGCGCGGGCCGCCCTAACCTACGGCGCGCAGGGGGGTGCGTCCGGATCATCCCCGCGCGTCCAGACCGGCCGGGAGGCTCCGTGGTCACGTACCGCATCGACACGACGACCCTGCGCGAGGTCCCGCTGGACGTGACCGCGACGTGGGAGCACGTGGAGCTCCTCGAGCGCCGCGGGGTCGACGGTGACGGTGAGCGCGTGGTGTGGCTCCGGATCCTCGGGGCGCTCGCCTCGGCGGAGCAGCTCGCGTGGTCGGACGTCGCGCGCCACGGTGGCCCCGCGTCGCTCGAGCACGTCCCACGCCCGGGTGGTCACGACGTGCCGGCGGCAACGTGGCGGCCCCTGCTGCGGCTCGCGCAGGTGCTCCACTGGCGCCACCGGCTCGACGCCGCGGACGTCGTCGTGGACGCGGTCCGCCGTGCTGCGCAGGCCGCGATCGTCCGTCACGACGTCGACGAGGCGACCCGGCGCGACTGCTCGGCGGTCCTCGCGTTCGCCGACCAGGGGCAGGGCAAGGTGCGTTACGACGCGGGTCGGTGCGTGGAGGCGGTCCACCTGTTCACGTCGGCGCTCGAGCGCCGCGCCCGCGACGGTGCACCGGCGGACCAGATCGAGTCGAGCCGGATCGCGCTCGCGGCGGCGAGCAGCCGCGCAGCGAGCACCGGCGCCGCGCGCAGCGGCGCGGAGCACGACGCCTGGCAGGCCGCCGCCCGGGTGTGACGTGAGGCACGCGGCACGCGCGTGCGGGGGTCCGACGAAGGTACGCCTTGCTTGCGGGGATGGATTTCGGCAACAAGGATGTTGCCGATATCGAACGCAGTTCTGCGTTCGTCGCGTCCGGACCCGCCACGGGGTCCACGCCTGGCTCCCGGAGGTGCGCATGACAGGTCCCACGCCTGTCGTCGACCGCACCCCCGACGCGGTGAGCGAGGCGTCCACGCGCCGGCGCATCCTGCAGATCGTGGCCGCCGACGGGCCCGTCAGCGCCGCGGACCTCGCGTCCGCGCTCGACCTCGCTGCCGCCGGCGTGCGCCGCCACCTGCAGGCGCTCGAGCTCGCCGACCAGGTCGCCGTCCACCGCGGCCGTGCCGCGGCCCGCGGCCGCGGCCGTCCCGCACGCCGCTACGTCGTCACCGGCCAGGGGCAGACGGCGCTGTCGCACCGCTACGCCGAGATCGCCGCCGACGCGCTGGGGTTCCTCGCGCGCGCGGCCGGGCCGCAGGCCGTGGAGCAGTTCGCCGAGCACCGCGTGCGTGAGCTCGAGGACCGGCACGCCGCCGCGGTGGACGCCGCGGGCCCGGACGTCGCGGCTCGTGCCGAGGCGCTCGCGCGCGCGCTGGCCGGGGACGGCTACGCCGCGTCCGTGCGTCCGGTGCCCGGCACGTCCGTCGTGCAGCTGTGCCAGGGCCACTGCCCGGTGCAGGAGGTGGCGGCGCAGTTCCCCCAGCTGTGCGAGGCCGAGGCACGCGCGTTCGGCCGTCTGCTCGGCGTGCACGTGCAGCGGCTGTCGACCCTGACGTCCGGCGGCCACGTGTGCACCACGAGCATCCCGACCGTCCCGACCCGGGCGGCGACGCCCGGCGGTACCGGACCCCCTGACGACCCCGTCCTCGGCGGGACGGCCGAGACGGCCGTCCCCGCACCGACCCCGACCCCCCCAGCCCCCGTGCACTCGACGGAAGGACCGACACGATGAGCGCACCCACGGACGACACGGCCACCCGGCCGGCGGCCGCAGAGCCGCTGAGCCAGGACGAGGCGATCGCCTCCATCGGCAACTACACCTTCGGCTGGCACGACCCCGACGTCGCCGGCTCGGTCGCGCGCCGCGGCCTGTCCGAGGACGTCGTGCGCGACATCTCGCGGCTCAAGAACGAGCCCGAGTGGATGCTCAGGACGCGCCTGAAGGCCCTGCGGCTGTTCGACAAGAAGCCCATGCCCTGGTGGGGCGCGGACCTGTCGGGCATCGACTTCGACAACATCAAGTACTTCGTGCGGTCCACCGAGAAGCAGGCCACCAGCTGGGAGGACCTGCCCGAGGACATCAAGAACACGTACGACCGGCTCGGCATCCCCGAGGCCGAGAAGCAGCGGCTCGTCTCGGGCGTCGCGGCGCAGTACGAGTCCGAGGTCGTCTACCACCAGATCCAGGAGTCGCTCGAGGAGCAGGGCGTCATCTTCCTCGACACCGACACCGCGCTGCGCGAGCACCCGGAGATCTTCGAGCAGTACTTCGGCTCGGTCATCCCGTCCGGGGACAACAAGTTCGCCGCACTCAACACCGCGGTGTGGTCGGGCGGCTCGTTCGTCTACGTGCCGCCGGGCGTGCACGTCGAGATCCCGCTGCAGGCCTACTTCCGGATCAACACCGAGAACATGGGCCAGTTCGAGCGGACGCTCATCATCGCGGACGAGGGCTCCTACGTGCACTACGTCGAGGGCTGCACCGCGCCGATCTACCAGTCGGACTCGCTGCACTCGGCCGTCGTCGAGATCATCGTCAAGAAGAACGCCCGCGTGCGGTACACGACCATCCAGAACTGGTCGAACAACGTCTACAACCTCGTGACCAAGCGGGCGACCGCGGCCGAGGGCGCGACGATGGAGTGGGTCGACGGCAACATCGGCTCCAAGGTGACCATGAAGTACCCCGCGATCTACCTCATGGGGGAGCACGCACGCGGCGAGACGCTCTCGATCGCGTTCGCGGGTGAGGGCCAGCACCAGGACGCGGGCTCGAAGATGGTGCACGCCGCACCGCACACGTCGTCGTCGATCGTCTCGAAGTCGGTCGCGCGCGGCGGCGGGCGGACGTCGTACCGCGGGCTCGTGCAGATCCTCGAGGGAGCCGAGCACTCGGCGTCCAACGTGCTGTGCGACGCGCTGCTCGTGGACCAGATCTCGCGCT of Cellulomonas dongxiuzhuiae contains these proteins:
- a CDS encoding ABC transporter permease, which encodes MTAPVPDADVQQAAPAVRRVLAQAAFEARMILRNGEQVLVAVVIPVLALVGLVKGTFVEIDTDGLSRADFLTPGVLALAVMTASFTSQAIATAFDRRNGVLRLMATTPLGRGGLLAGKVLGVLAVEAVQVVLLGAAAFALGWRPDPVGVVLALLGVALGTGAFTALALLVAGTLRAEAVLALANLLLLVLALGGGVIVPAEQLPGPLATVAAWLPSGALGDVLRGALVDGALPLLPVLVLAGWTVALGALAARLFRWH
- a CDS encoding ABC transporter ATP-binding protein; this encodes MPHSPAVEVRGLVKRYDGRAVVDGLDLSAAAGRVTAVLGPNGAGKTTTVECCEGLRAPDGGTVRVLGLDPVADGAALRPVIGVMLQDSGLPTGVRAREMLDHVARMYAAPLDTDALADRLGLGAFARTTVRRLSGGQRQRLALAVAVVGRPRVVFLDEPSAGMDPQSRLAVWELVRELRDGGAAVILTTHLMEEAEDLADHVVVVDHGRVLAQGSVPELLAAGAEPQGAATLAVHAAGDVDPVGLREHLGAGFAVERRSGSTLAVTGAVDPATVAAVTAWCAAHDVLVTRLDLGRRTLEDVFLDLTGRSLR
- a CDS encoding helix-turn-helix transcriptional regulator, whose product is MTGPTPVVDRTPDAVSEASTRRRILQIVAADGPVSAADLASALDLAAAGVRRHLQALELADQVAVHRGRAAARGRGRPARRYVVTGQGQTALSHRYAEIAADALGFLARAAGPQAVEQFAEHRVRELEDRHAAAVDAAGPDVAARAEALARALAGDGYAASVRPVPGTSVVQLCQGHCPVQEVAAQFPQLCEAEARAFGRLLGVHVQRLSTLTSGGHVCTTSIPTVPTRAATPGGTGPPDDPVLGGTAETAVPAPTPTPPAPVHSTEGPTR
- a CDS encoding COX15/CtaA family protein, which gives rise to MLDRLRPRWTRPAVVANLVAQIGIVVTGGAVRLTGSGLGCSDWPYCEPGRFTPEFHAEMTIHPLIEFGNRTLTGVLLVLALAVALLAGLDRSRSPSYRRLAWAPLVGVVVQAVVGGITVLVDLHPAIVGSHFLISAALIAVSAWLVVRRREGDGPVVPVVDERVRTLARGLAVLGAVVVALGVVVTGAGPHSGDEEVGYRFAVDPYAMARVHALSVWAFVGTLAVILLLLARARRAVTAGPAYERADGRAQPARGIAPVGASVTTLGASHALRSGLVLLGVTLGQGLIGYVQLFTGLPIALVNLHMLGAGLLIAATAFFLGTLRRRAA
- the sufB gene encoding Fe-S cluster assembly protein SufB, whose product is MSAPTDDTATRPAAAEPLSQDEAIASIGNYTFGWHDPDVAGSVARRGLSEDVVRDISRLKNEPEWMLRTRLKALRLFDKKPMPWWGADLSGIDFDNIKYFVRSTEKQATSWEDLPEDIKNTYDRLGIPEAEKQRLVSGVAAQYESEVVYHQIQESLEEQGVIFLDTDTALREHPEIFEQYFGSVIPSGDNKFAALNTAVWSGGSFVYVPPGVHVEIPLQAYFRINTENMGQFERTLIIADEGSYVHYVEGCTAPIYQSDSLHSAVVEIIVKKNARVRYTTIQNWSNNVYNLVTKRATAAEGATMEWVDGNIGSKVTMKYPAIYLMGEHARGETLSIAFAGEGQHQDAGSKMVHAAPHTSSSIVSKSVARGGGRTSYRGLVQILEGAEHSASNVLCDALLVDQISRSDTYPYVDVREDDVSMGHEATVSRVSEDQLFYLMSRGMTETEAMAMIVRGFVEPIARELPMEYALELNRLIELQMEGAVG